agcatggacaagcttctggaaagcctAGAACTTCCAGCCCCTGCCCGAAACTTCTGGCCTGCCCAGAACCTCCGGCCCCTAGAGTCCAGACCAGCCCCGAGCACTCTCAGctctctggatagcccggaacCTGGCCGGAACCCCGGAACTTCCGGCACTACCTGCGCGCAGGCACTCAGGCCAAAGCCCATGTACCCTTttgcctctcacttaccccttcgtggctacgACTATATATACTCACCCCTCCTccattctagggttagcaaatatgatagctcatttgtatgtgagctttgatcctaccttctcctcttgagagagagagagagactactctattggaggccaagacctccatctaggagaagatcccaaagGATATCAAGACCCTCAtcggggaaggatctatctagatcatcaagcccccatctcctttggatttgggatgaactctaccttgtatctttctctttgttgttcatgtaccttgtggatcttgtgtgtttgattatcttgtggatgtgtgattggacttgttcttgagtattTTCCCTcttgtttccccttgtgttcttcgcgggatcccctccattttgtgaaagatcggcccctagggttccaccctacatcagattGGGGtacaaactttcttgtctagccacggCCACCTTGGAGTGCGttgagcgggggggggggggcatagcCATCTTCTTTTCTTTGTCATCATCTTCGTCAAGAACGATGAGTCTTGCACAGTCACCTGCCGCCGGCGCCCTGGCCACCATCGGCACCGCGTCGTTGTCTTCCTCCGACGACATGAACGTCTTAGTCCAGTACGCCATGGCGCGCTAGTCATGAGGTGCCTACGCACTCCTTGTACTTGGTCCATCTTTCCCTCTGTCCAACGTCGTTGGAGTCTGCCTGATTCATGGCCCGACGCAGGATGTCCATTGTCATTGCGCCCTTGGCTGGGTCAGGAATCAGTGTCTTCAGGTATTTCGATGTAGCCTTCTTAATCATAGCGTCAGCCTCCTTGTCCATGTCTTTGATGCTGCTGAAGTTCAAGCAGGTGTTCTCAAACTTCTACGGTCATCGAGCAACACCAGAGGAAGAAGGCCCTCCATCCAATGCCCCAGGGGAAATGGTTTGGGGTTGGAGTTCATGGCGAGGGAGAGGTGGTGAAATAGAGAGGTGGAAGAGGAGATGTTGTGAAAAAAAGAGGGTTTGAATGTGATGTTGGGTAAGTAGTGTGGGTAAATATAGGAGTGTTAGGTAGATATGAATGAGTGCTGACCTTTGAACTACGTGATGTTCTTAATGCAGATCGACAAGGGCAAGGAGGTAGTGCCACCATTGGAGAAGGGCAAGGAGGTTGTGCCACCGTTGGTCGACGTGCCAGTGCAGGATCACCCAAGCGCCAAGCGGAGGAACTACGTGCATTATCATGAGGAGTTAGGACCAACCACTTGTGCAAGGTCATCCCTGCTCCAAAACCGGAGAGTCTGCCGATGCCTCTGGAGTTCACGAAGCACTTCCCTGCCATCCCTCCACAGTTGAATCTCAAGATGAACACCGGCAGCGAGGGTGGTCGACGGGAGGGTCACCATTGATCAGGGTTGCGCCACCTTCGCCGCCATTCACCAGATCATGATAAGGTACATGGTAACATTCAAGTTGCTGACCCCTGACACCATGAAGGTGATCGGTTTGAGCGACGAGGGCGTGGAGGTGGTCACCAAGTGCAAGAAGCACGACGACGCCTTAGCCACGACCGACTAAATGAGCTCCTGTTATGTTTAAGTTCTATGCGTGGTTTAGACTTTGATGTGTGCTGCAGTTTGGTTTAAGTACTTAGTTAAACTTCTATGCATGGTTAAGACTATGAGGTGTGCCttgctcttgttcttatctttcaaTGTGGGCCTCTCGTAACCTCATCATTTCGAGGAGGTTACCACACAACTGTCCTAGTTGTAATCAAACAATCGGACTTGTGTTTTCCCTGAAACAAGTCCACAACCAAACATCATGCCTTCGATTTCGGCAGATGCGAACTAGTAGAggagatgcaggcaaccaaacaacatgtaGATATTAACGTTTTTGTCTATGTATGCTCAACCAGGCCCAACTGAAATAAAGTATGCAAAGGGGCAAAAAACAATACAAGTAACCAAACGCATGCAAAAGTCACACACGACACCGGCGGATGCAGATAGGACCCTTACAATCACGCAACACACACACAAAATCTGACACAtatataagaaaaagaaaaagaaacttaGTACTAGTAGAAGAAAAAGTGACTGGCCTAAAAGTAAATTTTAGGCGACTTCCATATAGCAAAACTGTTTTTTTTAGGGTAGCAAAACTGTTCTAGATTACGGCAAGAAACAGTGTCTACATTGTTAAGTAGAACTGCTAATCTAAGCTACTGCACCAGAGGGTAGGTCGTGCTCCAAGAATACTACAGTTGATTGAAATCCATGTCGAAGCAGAAATTGTCAACATCAGTGGTACTGGTGGTCACCAGCGTGCTCCAGCCTTGATAGTTGCCGGCTTGTCCGATACTTGCGGTGTTGGCTGCCGACGGTACATGCCGGCGGGCCGCCGCTTGACCGTTGCCGGAAGTATTGAGGGGCCGGCGATCGAAGGACCTTAGCGTCCCCGTGCTGATGTAGAGCCGGCACACGCTGAATTCGTTCCTCAgctgaaaaataaagagcaaattatTATGGCATGTAGGGCATCAAATTAGCGATTAAATGGCCAGAGCTAGCTGGTATAGTACCCTGAGAGGTGCCGTCGTCTGGTGTCGGGTCGTCGTGTcgttgtcggcggcgacggccttATACTCGTTCATCTTCCACGTGGTCTTGGCCCCCGTGGGCGCACGGCCCTGGTAGAAGACCATGGTCCTTTTCACCCCGATGACCTTGCTGTTACCGGCGGCggctgaggaggaagaggaggagaagacGCAGGACGGCGAGCCCGTGGCCTTCCAGTACCCGGACGGAGTGGTGCGCGCTGGCCGGCCGCCGCGCAGCTCCCTCTCAGCCCGGGGGCAGAAGAAGAACCACTGCTCCGCGTCTTGCACGCTCGCCTCACCCGCCATCGCTGCGCGTGCACCAGACGTTGTATGGTCAGGCGACTTCAGGCCACAAAGAGCGTGCCTCATGCCATCATTATTCACTGGACTGACACTGACACGATGAACTTACAACGGAGGTGGGAAGGGTGGTGGCTGTAGACGTCGACGACGGGGATGACGCGGTCGACGTGCGACCTGGTGGTGCCGGCGAGGCGATGGCGGAGGTAGAAGCCCAGCAGCTCATCCTCCGTCGGGTAGAACCGAAACCCCGGCGTGGAGACTAACAGATCGCCACCGGCGCCACCGCTGCTAGTAGTCGTCATCATCGCGAGTTTGATCAGCTGCAACCTAGCGACGAGAATATATGCAGCAGAGGCCGGTTGAGAAGTTTGCGTGCAGCCGTACTGGTCGTGCATTTGTAAACGGTGCGGGAAATCCACGGCCGGGTTGACGCAGACCAGCTGAGAGTGAGAATCAACCTAGTCAGTCCACTAAACCCATCACGTAGGCAACAGGTGACACGTGGCTGGCTCTCTAACTCTCACTGCACCTACGCATATGTACGTGGTACGTACGGTGGTAGTGGTCTTGTGTCCCAAAAATGCTACACTTACGTAAAAATCTACGTACAGTTACGTAATTAGCCTAACTATTAATCCCTCCGCCCCCCCCGATTCCAACTGGGTGGGGCCCCTCTCATAGTTTCCTCCAACTGAAAAAAGCCACCTAAGCCATTACGTTACTTTACGTTTAATtactacgtaggtgtagcattgctcCTTGTGTCCATACGTGTGATTTGGTTTGTCTTATGTGCGTGCGTACACACTTACAGGGGCAAGTCTTTGACTCCTGCAAGTGATGTTTGAAATATTTATTAATTCGGTCGACtggttcatcacattcttttctaaGCGTAGTCCGAATCTCTACATCGATCGACGCACGCAATCGTTTGTATTGTGAAGGCTTTTTTCGACCTATACAAAAGATAAATATAGAGTACTGAAGTGTTAGTACAAATGCAAATGACATGACATATTTATGTGTGACTAATTATATTTTAGCTATCTGCAAAACCAACTATCAACATATTGTATTACTTGCGAAAGTCTGAAGTTTGAACTACCATCTCTAGTGGAGTGAATTACATAAAACCAGCCCACAATTTTTTTAAACCaaaaaccaccacatttgaagTTTAATTTCAGGTTTGCTACCACATTCTTTGGACTCTACAACAATCTATCGGTTTTCTTACTAACTTTCTCAATAAATACTTATGACTGATTTGGAGCCAATTATTCCAACTTCTGACAGGAAAAGCCCCTGTCAAGTCCACGTGGCACTAAAAGTCAAGACAAATGGTATTGACCATTAAGTTGGATGTGGGACCCGCTTGACAATGTTAATATTTCTTTATGATAGCCTTTTTCTTTGTGGCATTTCCTCGAGCATCATGCCATGGCGCCGGGAGCTAGCCACCTTGGCCACCAACGAGCTGGACCGCGGTCGACGCCACCACCTCTCCATTCTCGCCGCTCTGGCGCTCTTTCGTTGGCGTACCCGCTGCTGTAGTTGCGCCACAACGGCCGCCCTAGTGCCCAAGGACGCGCACAACCCGAAAAGTGCCTGGAGGTCCCATGCGTGAGTGATGGCTGCACATGGCCCAAGGCGGGTGGCGCGAGCACGGGCAGCAGCAACACGCGAAAGACACACTGCACCACGCACGCACACCACAAAAAGCACACAACATGCACCACACACGCGCGCCAACTGTGCTTCACTAGGCTGGAGTCCTCCAAGCTACTCCAGATCCTCCTCCGCTGTGTCAATGTCTGGCATATGTTGGAAATGTGAGTAATCtaccatatgattttattaacaaaatagtagataaaacatgactattATAGTAGAAGATGAAACAAGCCATGCAATCTAGCAGAGTGAAGGCAAATAGCATTTGCACATGTGAACTAGAATAGAACATATGTAGAACAGAGGATAGAACAAGAAAGGCTAGAGCAAGAAACTGTAGCATGATCTTAAACAGAGAGAACACGAAGACATATGGAGCAGCGGCAGAAGCACCGGTCTTGGGGTcgatgtcctcgccagccatgtcgttgaAGAGGTTGTCGACGTTAGGGAAGAAGTCATCGGTGTCCGGAGCGTGCGTGATGAACCGATCAGTAGTCAcgaagagcgctccccaaaaaccttatcaccctctcCCATACATGACTCAAAGAGGTGGGGTTTCAGAGGCCTATTCTCCCGACCTGCAGTgcatgccgcaagccgggatggggaaaatCGTAGCAGTAGCCCAGTGCTCAGGAACTCGGTGGCAAGAGGAAGATGATGTTCTGGATTATCTCTTTGGAGAGGAGCAATCTCTCTTTTATAGGCATAGGAGAAGGAGGTGAACAGACTGCGACGTGCGGTGAAGCAAAagagggagacgaaacgaacagccTGCAGGCGAAGAGGTGCACCGTTCGGATTCAATCTCCACTACAACAAAAGTTTCAGCTCCCATCTGACCATTCGTATatccgtcgtgcgtggcaaaagtttagacatcggctcggctcattcccgcggcatgacgaggcgtggcgaggcgggcggcggaggaggagcgcgcgtgaatgtccctcttgttctcattctcatacatgtggggaaacaacctcccttataaggaggtccaactcctgcCAAATTAGCaatatgggactaaactttagtcccacctcttgCTTTGCACGAATGGGTTGAATGAGCCACtagaatttattaggaatttctgaaattgcTATTGGGCTGACCCAAAATAGATTAAattattccagcaatcccccactagATCCTAGAGGCAcataaaatttgcctttggttccaaaacactatttATATACAGGTATTGCAATGGAGACTGTTAAGttaaacttccacctagaactctgtgctacactagtaagcaacttgaacagtggactaggccttgaactgcaagttttctgtgaatctagtttcacacaaagccttgaccgatactgggctaccATGGGACTTCCCTGCGGGTGGAGCTTAtgtgtcatactccgagacctttcatgactTTACTAGAGATcatcctactctcatagattgcgacatttaacaatcatattcatatatgtgtgttcttcaaaagatgttctgcaggacaacatctctgcttaaataagccacttagaacacattaagatataaatcaacatgccatgcagattaggagagtattgcatcttcatgaagtggtattactgttggggaacatagtagtttcaaaaaaattcctacgcacacgcaagatcatggtgatgcatagcaacgagaggggagagtgtgtccacgtaccctcgtagaccgaaagcggaagcgttagcacaacgcggttgatgtagtcgtacgtcttcacggcccgaccgatcaagcaccgaaagcacggcacctccgagttcttgcacacgttcagctcaatgacgtccctcgaactccgatctagtcgagtgtcgagggagagtttcgtcagcacgagggcgtggtgacgatgatgatgttctaccgacgcagggcttcgcctaagcaccgctacgatattatcgaggaggactatggtggaggggggcaccacacacggctaagagatcaatgatcaattgttgtgtctatggggtgcccccctgcccccatatataaaggagggagggagaggccggccctagagggggcacaccaagtgtggggagtcctactaggactcccaagtcctagtaggattcccctttcctttccggagtaggagaggaggaaagagggggagagggagaaggaaaagggggctgcaccccttgtccaattcggaccagaggggggcgcgcgcctccttccttttggcctgtctcctctattcctgtatggcccaataaggcccatatactccccggcgaattcatgtaactctccggtactccaaaaaatacccgaatcactcggaacctttccgaaatccgaatatagtcgtccaatatatcgatctttacgtctcgaccatttcaagactcctcgtcatgtccccgatctcatccgggactccgaactaccttcggtacatcaaaacacataaactcataatataaccgtcatctaactttaagcgtgcggaccctacgggttcgagaactatgtagacatgaccgagacacgtctctggtcaataaccaatagcggaacct
Above is a window of Triticum dicoccoides isolate Atlit2015 ecotype Zavitan chromosome 5B, WEW_v2.0, whole genome shotgun sequence DNA encoding:
- the LOC119305366 gene encoding NAC domain-containing protein 90-like, whose protein sequence is MMTTTSSGGAGGDLLVSTPGFRFYPTEDELLGFYLRHRLAGTTRSHVDRVIPVVDVYSHHPSHLRSMAGEASVQDAEQWFFFCPRAERELRGGRPARTTPSGYWKATGSPSCVFSSSSSSAAAGNSKVIGVKRTMVFYQGRAPTGAKTTWKMNEYKAVAADNDTTTRHQTTAPLRLRNEFSVCRLYISTGTLRSFDRRPLNTSGNGQAAARRHVPSAANTASIGQAGNYQGWSTLVTTSTTDVDNFCFDMDFNQL